Proteins from a single region of Syngnathus typhle isolate RoL2023-S1 ecotype Sweden linkage group LG10, RoL_Styp_1.0, whole genome shotgun sequence:
- the hdac9b gene encoding histone deacetylase 9-B isoform X7 — protein sequence MLQTIYEGESSFSTTDGRVGAHPLLYQSRMHNVNSSVEIKSDIPLVVEPISPLDLRTDLRMLGPGSDPGLWERQLQQELLLIQKQQQIQKQLLISEFQKQHEKLTRQHQAQLQEHLKLQQELHAMKQQQELAEKERRLEQQQQLQQQNQQHQQSQQQNQQEKEQERHRRELHISSMSLRAKERARESAVASTEVKQKLQEFLLSKSAKDPTGNGGNHSFIHHPKLWSSHHISLDQSSPPLGGMSPTCHYTLPSPVDGKDDFPLRKTASEPNLKVRSRLKQKVAERRSSPMLKRKDGNLVTPYKKRALELMDSTPTKSAPGSGPSSPIGASSALGAENGPSSLPTTTKTERWPSQPRLFRPESSVSVLSLYTSPSLPNISFGLPTASSPISAAVGLKDRSIESKHGLTGHLLGPVPLQNGLESKVSPSHQALLQHLLQKEQMRQQKMLSTGPGSLSTHPLSPLAMKDCSSSTRPKLPKHRPLNRTQSAPLPQNTLAQLVIQQQHQHFLEKQKQYQQQVHINKLLSKSIEQLRQPSAHLQESEEELLHGEQPERMQEDRLPPGGVIRKHTLSSSGSSSGGSSVELPDPHYGVIKVKEEPLDSEDESLEAERSSYLHQVKGRLVIRAMI from the exons ATGCTGCAGACGATTTACGAGGGCGAGTCAAGTTTCTCCACAACAGACGGCCGCGTTGGAGCCCATCCGCTCCTTTACCAGAGCAGGATGCACAACGTGAACAGTTCAg TGGAGATTAAGTCCGACATCCCACTGGTTGTGGAACCCATATCTCCGTTAGACCTGCGCACAGACCTGAGGATGCTGGGGCCAGGTTCGGACCCGGGATTGTGGGAGCGGCAGTTGCAGCAGGAGCTCCTTCTCATCCAAAAGCAGCAGCAGATCCAAAAGCAGCTGCTCATCAGCGAGTTCCAGAAACAGCATGAGAAGTTAACCCGTCAGCACCAGGCTCAGCTCCAGGAGCACCTCAAG CTTCAACAGGAGCTCCACGCCATGAAACAGCAGCAGGAACTTGCAGAGAAGGAGCGCCGTCtggagcagcaacagcagctgcagcagcaaaACCAGCAGCATCAACAGAGCCAGCAGCAGAACCAGCAGGAGAAAGAGCAGGAGAGGCATCGGCGAGAGCTGCACATCTCCAGCATGAGTCTAAGGGCCAAAGAGCGAGCCAGAGAGA GTGCAGTGGCCAGTACAGAGGTGAAGCAGAAACTCCAAGAGTTTCTGTTGAGCAAATCAGCAAAGGACCCCACCGGTAATGGTGgcaatcattcattcatccaccaCCCCAAGCTCTG GTCCTCTCATCATATCTCTCTGGACCAAAGCTCTCCACCACTGGGCGGCATGTCCCCGACCTGCCATTACACTCTGCCATCACCCGTTGACGGCAAGGACGACTTCCCCTTGAGGAAGACAG ccTCCGAGCCCAACCTGAAGGTACGGTCCAGACTGAAACAGAAAGTAGCCGAGAGGCGGAGCAGCCCCATGCTCAAGAGAAAAGATGGCAACCTCGTCACACCGTATAAGAAGAGGGCACTCGAGCTCATGG ACTCCACACCCACAAAAAGTGCCCCTGGCTCCGGCCCCAGCTCCCCCATCGGGGCCTCCAGTGCCTTGGGGGCAGAAAATGGACCCTCCTCTTTGCCTACTACCACAAAAACTGAG CGATGGCCTTCGCAGCCAAGATTATTCCGACCAGAGAGCTCCGTGTCCGTCTTGAGTTTATACACATCCCCGTCCTTACCGAATATTTCTTTTGGGCTTCCAACTGCGTCTTCACCTATCAGC gcgGCTGTTGGCCTAAAAGACAGATCAATAGAGAGCAAGCATGGACTGACAGGACATCTTCTAGGTCCTGTGCCTCTTCAGAATGGTCTGGAATCCAAAGTGAGCCCCAGTCACCAGGCTCTGCTCCAGCACCTTCTCCAGAAGGAGCAGATGAGGCAGCAGAAGATGCTTTCCACTG GTCCAGGCTCCTTGTCAACCCACCCCCTGTCCCCTCTGGCCATGAAGGATTGCTCATCCAGCACTCGGCCAAAACTACCCAAACATCGGCCCTTGAACAGGACCCAGTCAGCGCCACTCCCTCAGAACACACTGGCACAACTTGTCATCCAGCAGCAACACCAACACTTCCTGGAAAAGCAGAAACAATACCAGCAGCAAGTCCATATAAATAAG CTGCTGTCCAAGTCCATTGAGCAGTTACGTCAACCCAGCGCGCACCTGCAGGAGTCCGAGGAGGAGCTGCTCCACGGAGAGCAGCCGGAGCGCATGCAGGAGGACAGGCTGCCCCCCGGAGGAGTCATCCGGAAGCACACgctgagcagcagcggcagcagcagcggcggctccAGCGTGGAGCTCCCCGACCCGCACTACGGGGTCATCAAGGTGAAGGAGGAGCCCCTGGATAGCGAGGACGAAAGCTTGGAGGCGGAGAGGAGCTCCTATCTTCACCAGGTCAAAGGGAGGCTGGTGATAAGAGCCATGATCTGA
- the hdac9b gene encoding histone deacetylase 9-B isoform X4 encodes MSSFSFFSPLLAFLLVHSILTSHIVSVLVSLPLSRSLARSSTQLCAQLVSLSLCKEQLSAGLRGRITHLFLNRVEIKSDIPLVVEPISPLDLRTDLRMLGPGSDPGLWERQLQQELLLIQKQQQIQKQLLISEFQKQHEKLTRQHQAQLQEHLKLQQELHAMKQQQELAEKERRLEQQQQLQQQNQQHQQSQQQNQQEKEQERHRRELHISSMSLRAKERARESAVASTEVKQKLQEFLLSKSAKDPTGNGGNHSFIHHPKLWSSHHISLDQSSPPLGGMSPTCHYTLPSPVDGKDDFPLRKTASEPNLKVRSRLKQKVAERRSSPMLKRKDGNLVTPYKKRALELMDSTPTKSAPGSGPSSPIGASSALGAENGPSSLPTTTKTERWPSQPRLFRPESSVSVLSLYTSPSLPNISFGLPTASSPISAAVGLKDRSIESKHGLTGHLLGPVPLQNGLESKVSPSHQALLQHLLQKEQMRQQKMLSTGPGSLSTHPLSPLAMKDCSSSTRPKLPKHRPLNRTQSAPLPQNTLAQLVIQQQHQHFLEKQKQYQQQVHINKLLSKSIEQLRQPSAHLQESEEELLHGEQPERMQEDRLPPGGVIRKHTLSSSGSSSGGSSVELPDPHYGVIKVKEEPLDSEDESLEAERSSYLHQVKGRLVIRAMI; translated from the exons ATGTCATCTTTTAGTTTTTTCTCCCCTCTCTTGGCTTTTCTACTCGTGCATTCCATCTTGACATCGCACATCGTCAGTGTACTTGTGTCTCTcccactctctcgctctctcgctcgctcttccaCCCAACTCTGCGCGCAGcttgtctctctttctctgtgCAAAGAACAACTCTCAGCTGGGCTTCGTGGTAGGATCACGCACCTTTTCCTGAATCGAG TGGAGATTAAGTCCGACATCCCACTGGTTGTGGAACCCATATCTCCGTTAGACCTGCGCACAGACCTGAGGATGCTGGGGCCAGGTTCGGACCCGGGATTGTGGGAGCGGCAGTTGCAGCAGGAGCTCCTTCTCATCCAAAAGCAGCAGCAGATCCAAAAGCAGCTGCTCATCAGCGAGTTCCAGAAACAGCATGAGAAGTTAACCCGTCAGCACCAGGCTCAGCTCCAGGAGCACCTCAAG CTTCAACAGGAGCTCCACGCCATGAAACAGCAGCAGGAACTTGCAGAGAAGGAGCGCCGTCtggagcagcaacagcagctgcagcagcaaaACCAGCAGCATCAACAGAGCCAGCAGCAGAACCAGCAGGAGAAAGAGCAGGAGAGGCATCGGCGAGAGCTGCACATCTCCAGCATGAGTCTAAGGGCCAAAGAGCGAGCCAGAGAGA GTGCAGTGGCCAGTACAGAGGTGAAGCAGAAACTCCAAGAGTTTCTGTTGAGCAAATCAGCAAAGGACCCCACCGGTAATGGTGgcaatcattcattcatccaccaCCCCAAGCTCTG GTCCTCTCATCATATCTCTCTGGACCAAAGCTCTCCACCACTGGGCGGCATGTCCCCGACCTGCCATTACACTCTGCCATCACCCGTTGACGGCAAGGACGACTTCCCCTTGAGGAAGACAG ccTCCGAGCCCAACCTGAAGGTACGGTCCAGACTGAAACAGAAAGTAGCCGAGAGGCGGAGCAGCCCCATGCTCAAGAGAAAAGATGGCAACCTCGTCACACCGTATAAGAAGAGGGCACTCGAGCTCATGG ACTCCACACCCACAAAAAGTGCCCCTGGCTCCGGCCCCAGCTCCCCCATCGGGGCCTCCAGTGCCTTGGGGGCAGAAAATGGACCCTCCTCTTTGCCTACTACCACAAAAACTGAG CGATGGCCTTCGCAGCCAAGATTATTCCGACCAGAGAGCTCCGTGTCCGTCTTGAGTTTATACACATCCCCGTCCTTACCGAATATTTCTTTTGGGCTTCCAACTGCGTCTTCACCTATCAGC gcgGCTGTTGGCCTAAAAGACAGATCAATAGAGAGCAAGCATGGACTGACAGGACATCTTCTAGGTCCTGTGCCTCTTCAGAATGGTCTGGAATCCAAAGTGAGCCCCAGTCACCAGGCTCTGCTCCAGCACCTTCTCCAGAAGGAGCAGATGAGGCAGCAGAAGATGCTTTCCACTG GTCCAGGCTCCTTGTCAACCCACCCCCTGTCCCCTCTGGCCATGAAGGATTGCTCATCCAGCACTCGGCCAAAACTACCCAAACATCGGCCCTTGAACAGGACCCAGTCAGCGCCACTCCCTCAGAACACACTGGCACAACTTGTCATCCAGCAGCAACACCAACACTTCCTGGAAAAGCAGAAACAATACCAGCAGCAAGTCCATATAAATAAG CTGCTGTCCAAGTCCATTGAGCAGTTACGTCAACCCAGCGCGCACCTGCAGGAGTCCGAGGAGGAGCTGCTCCACGGAGAGCAGCCGGAGCGCATGCAGGAGGACAGGCTGCCCCCCGGAGGAGTCATCCGGAAGCACACgctgagcagcagcggcagcagcagcggcggctccAGCGTGGAGCTCCCCGACCCGCACTACGGGGTCATCAAGGTGAAGGAGGAGCCCCTGGATAGCGAGGACGAAAGCTTGGAGGCGGAGAGGAGCTCCTATCTTCACCAGGTCAAAGGGAGGCTGGTGATAAGAGCCATGATCTGA
- the hdac9b gene encoding histone deacetylase 9-B isoform X3, protein MSSFSFFSPLLAFLLVHSILTSHIVSVLVSLPLSRSLARSSTQLCAQLVSLSLCKEQLSAGLRGRITHLFLNRVEIKSDIPLVVEPISPLDLRTDLRMLGPGSDPGLWERQLQQELLLIQKQQQIQKQLLISEFQKQHEKLTRQHQAQLQEHLKLQQELHAMKQQQELAEKERRLEQQQQLQQQNQQHQQSQQQNQQEKEQERHRRELHISSMSLRAKERARESAVASTEVKQKLQEFLLSKSAKDPTGNGGNHSFIHHPKLWYRSSHHISLDQSSPPLGGMSPTCHYTLPSPVDGKDDFPLRKTASEPNLKVRSRLKQKVAERRSSPMLKRKDGNLVTPYKKRALELMDSTPTKSAPGSGPSSPIGASSALGAENGPSSLPTTTKTERWPSQPRLFRPESSVSVLSLYTSPSLPNISFGLPTASSPISAAVGLKDRSIESKHGLTGHLLGPVPLQNGLESKVSPSHQALLQHLLQKEQMRQQKMLSTGPGSLSTHPLSPLAMKDCSSSTRPKLPKHRPLNRTQSAPLPQNTLAQLVIQQQHQHFLEKQKQYQQQVHINKLLSKSIEQLRQPSAHLQESEEELLHGEQPERMQEDRLPPGGVIRKHTLSSSGSSSGGSSVELPDPHYGVIKVKEEPLDSEDESLEAERSSYLHQVKGRLVIRAMI, encoded by the exons ATGTCATCTTTTAGTTTTTTCTCCCCTCTCTTGGCTTTTCTACTCGTGCATTCCATCTTGACATCGCACATCGTCAGTGTACTTGTGTCTCTcccactctctcgctctctcgctcgctcttccaCCCAACTCTGCGCGCAGcttgtctctctttctctgtgCAAAGAACAACTCTCAGCTGGGCTTCGTGGTAGGATCACGCACCTTTTCCTGAATCGAG TGGAGATTAAGTCCGACATCCCACTGGTTGTGGAACCCATATCTCCGTTAGACCTGCGCACAGACCTGAGGATGCTGGGGCCAGGTTCGGACCCGGGATTGTGGGAGCGGCAGTTGCAGCAGGAGCTCCTTCTCATCCAAAAGCAGCAGCAGATCCAAAAGCAGCTGCTCATCAGCGAGTTCCAGAAACAGCATGAGAAGTTAACCCGTCAGCACCAGGCTCAGCTCCAGGAGCACCTCAAG CTTCAACAGGAGCTCCACGCCATGAAACAGCAGCAGGAACTTGCAGAGAAGGAGCGCCGTCtggagcagcaacagcagctgcagcagcaaaACCAGCAGCATCAACAGAGCCAGCAGCAGAACCAGCAGGAGAAAGAGCAGGAGAGGCATCGGCGAGAGCTGCACATCTCCAGCATGAGTCTAAGGGCCAAAGAGCGAGCCAGAGAGA GTGCAGTGGCCAGTACAGAGGTGAAGCAGAAACTCCAAGAGTTTCTGTTGAGCAAATCAGCAAAGGACCCCACCGGTAATGGTGgcaatcattcattcatccaccaCCCCAAGCTCTGGTACAG GTCCTCTCATCATATCTCTCTGGACCAAAGCTCTCCACCACTGGGCGGCATGTCCCCGACCTGCCATTACACTCTGCCATCACCCGTTGACGGCAAGGACGACTTCCCCTTGAGGAAGACAG ccTCCGAGCCCAACCTGAAGGTACGGTCCAGACTGAAACAGAAAGTAGCCGAGAGGCGGAGCAGCCCCATGCTCAAGAGAAAAGATGGCAACCTCGTCACACCGTATAAGAAGAGGGCACTCGAGCTCATGG ACTCCACACCCACAAAAAGTGCCCCTGGCTCCGGCCCCAGCTCCCCCATCGGGGCCTCCAGTGCCTTGGGGGCAGAAAATGGACCCTCCTCTTTGCCTACTACCACAAAAACTGAG CGATGGCCTTCGCAGCCAAGATTATTCCGACCAGAGAGCTCCGTGTCCGTCTTGAGTTTATACACATCCCCGTCCTTACCGAATATTTCTTTTGGGCTTCCAACTGCGTCTTCACCTATCAGC gcgGCTGTTGGCCTAAAAGACAGATCAATAGAGAGCAAGCATGGACTGACAGGACATCTTCTAGGTCCTGTGCCTCTTCAGAATGGTCTGGAATCCAAAGTGAGCCCCAGTCACCAGGCTCTGCTCCAGCACCTTCTCCAGAAGGAGCAGATGAGGCAGCAGAAGATGCTTTCCACTG GTCCAGGCTCCTTGTCAACCCACCCCCTGTCCCCTCTGGCCATGAAGGATTGCTCATCCAGCACTCGGCCAAAACTACCCAAACATCGGCCCTTGAACAGGACCCAGTCAGCGCCACTCCCTCAGAACACACTGGCACAACTTGTCATCCAGCAGCAACACCAACACTTCCTGGAAAAGCAGAAACAATACCAGCAGCAAGTCCATATAAATAAG CTGCTGTCCAAGTCCATTGAGCAGTTACGTCAACCCAGCGCGCACCTGCAGGAGTCCGAGGAGGAGCTGCTCCACGGAGAGCAGCCGGAGCGCATGCAGGAGGACAGGCTGCCCCCCGGAGGAGTCATCCGGAAGCACACgctgagcagcagcggcagcagcagcggcggctccAGCGTGGAGCTCCCCGACCCGCACTACGGGGTCATCAAGGTGAAGGAGGAGCCCCTGGATAGCGAGGACGAAAGCTTGGAGGCGGAGAGGAGCTCCTATCTTCACCAGGTCAAAGGGAGGCTGGTGATAAGAGCCATGATCTGA
- the hdac9b gene encoding histone deacetylase 9-B isoform X1 gives MSSFSFFSPLLAFLLVHSILTSHIVSVLVSLPLSRSLARSSTQLCAQLVSLSLCKEQLSAGLRGRITHLFLNRVEIKSDIPLVVEPISPLDLRTDLRMLGPGSDPGLWERQLQQELLLIQKQQQIQKQLLISEFQKQHEKLTRQHQAQLQEHLKLQQELHAMKQQQELAEKERRLEQQQQLQQQNQQHQQSQQQNQQEKEQERHRRELHISSMSLRAKERARESLTGAVASTEVKQKLQEFLLSKSAKDPTGNGGNHSFIHHPKLWYRSSHHISLDQSSPPLGGMSPTCHYTLPSPVDGKDDFPLRKTASEPNLKVRSRLKQKVAERRSSPMLKRKDGNLVTPYKKRALELMDSTPTKSAPGSGPSSPIGASSALGAENGPSSLPTTTKTERWPSQPRLFRPESSVSVLSLYTSPSLPNISFGLPTASSPISAAVGLKDRSIESKHGLTGHLLGPVPLQNGLESKVSPSHQALLQHLLQKEQMRQQKMLSTGPGSLSTHPLSPLAMKDCSSSTRPKLPKHRPLNRTQSAPLPQNTLAQLVIQQQHQHFLEKQKQYQQQVHINKLLSKSIEQLRQPSAHLQESEEELLHGEQPERMQEDRLPPGGVIRKHTLSSSGSSSGGSSVELPDPHYGVIKVKEEPLDSEDESLEAERSSYLHQVKGRLVIRAMI, from the exons ATGTCATCTTTTAGTTTTTTCTCCCCTCTCTTGGCTTTTCTACTCGTGCATTCCATCTTGACATCGCACATCGTCAGTGTACTTGTGTCTCTcccactctctcgctctctcgctcgctcttccaCCCAACTCTGCGCGCAGcttgtctctctttctctgtgCAAAGAACAACTCTCAGCTGGGCTTCGTGGTAGGATCACGCACCTTTTCCTGAATCGAG TGGAGATTAAGTCCGACATCCCACTGGTTGTGGAACCCATATCTCCGTTAGACCTGCGCACAGACCTGAGGATGCTGGGGCCAGGTTCGGACCCGGGATTGTGGGAGCGGCAGTTGCAGCAGGAGCTCCTTCTCATCCAAAAGCAGCAGCAGATCCAAAAGCAGCTGCTCATCAGCGAGTTCCAGAAACAGCATGAGAAGTTAACCCGTCAGCACCAGGCTCAGCTCCAGGAGCACCTCAAG CTTCAACAGGAGCTCCACGCCATGAAACAGCAGCAGGAACTTGCAGAGAAGGAGCGCCGTCtggagcagcaacagcagctgcagcagcaaaACCAGCAGCATCAACAGAGCCAGCAGCAGAACCAGCAGGAGAAAGAGCAGGAGAGGCATCGGCGAGAGCTGCACATCTCCAGCATGAGTCTAAGGGCCAAAGAGCGAGCCAGAGAGAGT CTCACAGGTGCAGTGGCCAGTACAGAGGTGAAGCAGAAACTCCAAGAGTTTCTGTTGAGCAAATCAGCAAAGGACCCCACCGGTAATGGTGgcaatcattcattcatccaccaCCCCAAGCTCTGGTACAG GTCCTCTCATCATATCTCTCTGGACCAAAGCTCTCCACCACTGGGCGGCATGTCCCCGACCTGCCATTACACTCTGCCATCACCCGTTGACGGCAAGGACGACTTCCCCTTGAGGAAGACAG ccTCCGAGCCCAACCTGAAGGTACGGTCCAGACTGAAACAGAAAGTAGCCGAGAGGCGGAGCAGCCCCATGCTCAAGAGAAAAGATGGCAACCTCGTCACACCGTATAAGAAGAGGGCACTCGAGCTCATGG ACTCCACACCCACAAAAAGTGCCCCTGGCTCCGGCCCCAGCTCCCCCATCGGGGCCTCCAGTGCCTTGGGGGCAGAAAATGGACCCTCCTCTTTGCCTACTACCACAAAAACTGAG CGATGGCCTTCGCAGCCAAGATTATTCCGACCAGAGAGCTCCGTGTCCGTCTTGAGTTTATACACATCCCCGTCCTTACCGAATATTTCTTTTGGGCTTCCAACTGCGTCTTCACCTATCAGC gcgGCTGTTGGCCTAAAAGACAGATCAATAGAGAGCAAGCATGGACTGACAGGACATCTTCTAGGTCCTGTGCCTCTTCAGAATGGTCTGGAATCCAAAGTGAGCCCCAGTCACCAGGCTCTGCTCCAGCACCTTCTCCAGAAGGAGCAGATGAGGCAGCAGAAGATGCTTTCCACTG GTCCAGGCTCCTTGTCAACCCACCCCCTGTCCCCTCTGGCCATGAAGGATTGCTCATCCAGCACTCGGCCAAAACTACCCAAACATCGGCCCTTGAACAGGACCCAGTCAGCGCCACTCCCTCAGAACACACTGGCACAACTTGTCATCCAGCAGCAACACCAACACTTCCTGGAAAAGCAGAAACAATACCAGCAGCAAGTCCATATAAATAAG CTGCTGTCCAAGTCCATTGAGCAGTTACGTCAACCCAGCGCGCACCTGCAGGAGTCCGAGGAGGAGCTGCTCCACGGAGAGCAGCCGGAGCGCATGCAGGAGGACAGGCTGCCCCCCGGAGGAGTCATCCGGAAGCACACgctgagcagcagcggcagcagcagcggcggctccAGCGTGGAGCTCCCCGACCCGCACTACGGGGTCATCAAGGTGAAGGAGGAGCCCCTGGATAGCGAGGACGAAAGCTTGGAGGCGGAGAGGAGCTCCTATCTTCACCAGGTCAAAGGGAGGCTGGTGATAAGAGCCATGATCTGA
- the hdac9b gene encoding histone deacetylase 9-B isoform X5: protein MLQTIYEGESSFSTTDGRVGAHPLLYQSRMHNVNSSVEIKSDIPLVVEPISPLDLRTDLRMLGPGSDPGLWERQLQQELLLIQKQQQIQKQLLISEFQKQHEKLTRQHQAQLQEHLKLQQELHAMKQQQELAEKERRLEQQQQLQQQNQQHQQSQQQNQQEKEQERHRRELHISSMSLRAKERARESLTGAVASTEVKQKLQEFLLSKSAKDPTGNGGNHSFIHHPKLWYRSSHHISLDQSSPPLGGMSPTCHYTLPSPVDGKDDFPLRKTASEPNLKVRSRLKQKVAERRSSPMLKRKDGNLVTPYKKRALELMDSTPTKSAPGSGPSSPIGASSALGAENGPSSLPTTTKTERWPSQPRLFRPESSVSVLSLYTSPSLPNISFGLPTASSPISAAVGLKDRSIESKHGLTGHLLGPVPLQNGLESKVSPSHQALLQHLLQKEQMRQQKMLSTGPGSLSTHPLSPLAMKDCSSSTRPKLPKHRPLNRTQSAPLPQNTLAQLVIQQQHQHFLEKQKQYQQQVHINKLLSKSIEQLRQPSAHLQESEEELLHGEQPERMQEDRLPPGGVIRKHTLSSSGSSSGGSSVELPDPHYGVIKVKEEPLDSEDESLEAERSSYLHQVKGRLVIRAMI from the exons ATGCTGCAGACGATTTACGAGGGCGAGTCAAGTTTCTCCACAACAGACGGCCGCGTTGGAGCCCATCCGCTCCTTTACCAGAGCAGGATGCACAACGTGAACAGTTCAg TGGAGATTAAGTCCGACATCCCACTGGTTGTGGAACCCATATCTCCGTTAGACCTGCGCACAGACCTGAGGATGCTGGGGCCAGGTTCGGACCCGGGATTGTGGGAGCGGCAGTTGCAGCAGGAGCTCCTTCTCATCCAAAAGCAGCAGCAGATCCAAAAGCAGCTGCTCATCAGCGAGTTCCAGAAACAGCATGAGAAGTTAACCCGTCAGCACCAGGCTCAGCTCCAGGAGCACCTCAAG CTTCAACAGGAGCTCCACGCCATGAAACAGCAGCAGGAACTTGCAGAGAAGGAGCGCCGTCtggagcagcaacagcagctgcagcagcaaaACCAGCAGCATCAACAGAGCCAGCAGCAGAACCAGCAGGAGAAAGAGCAGGAGAGGCATCGGCGAGAGCTGCACATCTCCAGCATGAGTCTAAGGGCCAAAGAGCGAGCCAGAGAGAGT CTCACAGGTGCAGTGGCCAGTACAGAGGTGAAGCAGAAACTCCAAGAGTTTCTGTTGAGCAAATCAGCAAAGGACCCCACCGGTAATGGTGgcaatcattcattcatccaccaCCCCAAGCTCTGGTACAG GTCCTCTCATCATATCTCTCTGGACCAAAGCTCTCCACCACTGGGCGGCATGTCCCCGACCTGCCATTACACTCTGCCATCACCCGTTGACGGCAAGGACGACTTCCCCTTGAGGAAGACAG ccTCCGAGCCCAACCTGAAGGTACGGTCCAGACTGAAACAGAAAGTAGCCGAGAGGCGGAGCAGCCCCATGCTCAAGAGAAAAGATGGCAACCTCGTCACACCGTATAAGAAGAGGGCACTCGAGCTCATGG ACTCCACACCCACAAAAAGTGCCCCTGGCTCCGGCCCCAGCTCCCCCATCGGGGCCTCCAGTGCCTTGGGGGCAGAAAATGGACCCTCCTCTTTGCCTACTACCACAAAAACTGAG CGATGGCCTTCGCAGCCAAGATTATTCCGACCAGAGAGCTCCGTGTCCGTCTTGAGTTTATACACATCCCCGTCCTTACCGAATATTTCTTTTGGGCTTCCAACTGCGTCTTCACCTATCAGC gcgGCTGTTGGCCTAAAAGACAGATCAATAGAGAGCAAGCATGGACTGACAGGACATCTTCTAGGTCCTGTGCCTCTTCAGAATGGTCTGGAATCCAAAGTGAGCCCCAGTCACCAGGCTCTGCTCCAGCACCTTCTCCAGAAGGAGCAGATGAGGCAGCAGAAGATGCTTTCCACTG GTCCAGGCTCCTTGTCAACCCACCCCCTGTCCCCTCTGGCCATGAAGGATTGCTCATCCAGCACTCGGCCAAAACTACCCAAACATCGGCCCTTGAACAGGACCCAGTCAGCGCCACTCCCTCAGAACACACTGGCACAACTTGTCATCCAGCAGCAACACCAACACTTCCTGGAAAAGCAGAAACAATACCAGCAGCAAGTCCATATAAATAAG CTGCTGTCCAAGTCCATTGAGCAGTTACGTCAACCCAGCGCGCACCTGCAGGAGTCCGAGGAGGAGCTGCTCCACGGAGAGCAGCCGGAGCGCATGCAGGAGGACAGGCTGCCCCCCGGAGGAGTCATCCGGAAGCACACgctgagcagcagcggcagcagcagcggcggctccAGCGTGGAGCTCCCCGACCCGCACTACGGGGTCATCAAGGTGAAGGAGGAGCCCCTGGATAGCGAGGACGAAAGCTTGGAGGCGGAGAGGAGCTCCTATCTTCACCAGGTCAAAGGGAGGCTGGTGATAAGAGCCATGATCTGA